One Colias croceus chromosome 7, ilColCroc2.1 genomic window carries:
- the LOC123692957 gene encoding uncharacterized protein LOC123692957 — protein MDHLSLLYIGVIVTVSQYVQSAPSELPQVNVQLQGHTQAVTNKGSHVKGGGISSRFPEIEDDRLNWGVMVDASTYESEEAFNRPITIRRKILKSNKNAKGTGLMLHEERTPPQNINTSKNNISRAKGNNNGPQSIAPSSIKSNTDVLDGLQNTRKALERPAQGKTAIQCDAAIISCCSTKRELRWQCKIAEECLSSFNVCEIPIIQKSINNMIYFYGDSS, from the coding sequence atgGATCATTTGAGTTTACTTTACATCGGCGTAATCGTAACTGTATCGCAGTACGTTCAAAGTGCTCCGAGTGAGTTGCCACAAGTAAATGTCCAATTGCAAGGTCATACACAAGCTGTAACAAATAAAGGGAGCCACGTAAAAGGAGGTGGCATTTCTTCAAGATTCCCAGAAATTGAAGACGATCGCCTCAATTGGGGCGTAATGGTCGACGCTTCGACCTACGAAAGTGAAGAGGCCTTTAACAGACCTATAACCATACGAAGGAAAATATTGAAGTCAAATAAAAACGCAAAAGGAACAGGGTTAATGTTGCATGAAGAGAGAACACCTCCACAGAATATTAATACtagtaaaaacaatatatcTAGAGCTAAAGGCAATAATAATGGGCCTCAGTCAATCGCTCCTTCGAGTATCAAGTCCAATACAGATGTTTTAGATGGTTTGCAGAACACTAGAAAAGCCTTAGAAAGGCCAGCACAAGGTAAAACAGCCATACAATGTGATGCAGCTATTATTTCTTGCTGCAGCACTAAACGGGAACTACGCTGGCAATGCAAAATTGCAGAGGAATGTTTATCGAGCTTCAACGTTTGTGAAATACCAATTATACAGAAAtccataaataatatgatatacttTTATGGGGATTCATcttaa
- the LOC123692954 gene encoding uncharacterized protein LOC123692954 yields the protein MANHAKVILGCLLLSALLQARADAAEVHEVTKEESNPKLDSKPYGVAEDIQHSKDSSSAQREKRFYNYFDYNFGYNLNPQIPAYIKRDQSFQTGNYGIQDPLDLIFKKIQEITNVANHRSYLPPPPQIPRPTFIPVLYVPKMQCQCPNNNEQPTTSRPLPKDPVSQNNTEPNVNTDSGTINETMPEFPTRFPDVDDMRDTQDNEYDYGDDSDGTRPITLRKPVKQSQSSSRTSPPLEHGSSQAGLDSPTQSNDAPLQTLTPDNESVPFAETITVCESAAIFCCHQPEVTYECFTAQSCATPDAKPCEPDSLLRTINKLQYLYNLRKTSTES from the coding sequence ATGGCAAACCACGCAAAAGTCATCCTGGGCTGTTTATTATTAAGTGCTCTTCTCCAAGCAAGAGCCGACGCAGCAGAAGTCCATGAAGTTACAAAAGAAGAAAGTAATCCCAAGTTAGATAGCAAGCCTTACGGCGTGGCAGAAGATATACAGCATTCGAAGGATAGCAGTTCTGCACAACGAgaaaaaagattttataacTACTTCGACTACAACTTTGGTTACAACTTGAATCCCCAGATTCCAGCATACATTAAAAGAGATCAATCTTTCCAGACCGGTAATTATGGTATACAGGATCCATTGGacttgatatttaaaaaaatacaagaaatTACAAACGTTGCTAATCATCGGTCCTATTTACCACCGCCACCACAAATTCCAAGACCGACGTTCATACCAGTCCTATATGTGCCCAAAATGCAATGCCAATGCCCGAATAATAACGAACAACCGACGACAAGTCGCCCATTGCCAAAGGATCCAGTGTCACAAAATAATACTGAACCTAACGTCAATACAGACAGCGGAACAATAAACGAAACGATGCCTGAATTCCCTACCAGATTTCCTGATGTTGACGATATGCGTGATACTCAAGACAATGAATATGATTACGGAGATGACTCCGACGGCACAAGACCGATCACATTGAGAAAACCCGTTAAACAGAGTCAATCATCATCTAGAACCTCACCTCCTTTAGAACATGGGAGTAGTCAAGCCGGATTGGACTCACCCACACAGAGCAATGATGCACCTCTACAGACTTTGACTCCCGACAATGAGTCGGTGCCATTTGCAGAAACCATTACTGTATGTGAAAGTGCTGCGATATTCTGCTGTCATCAACCTGAAGTAACATACGAATGTTTTACAGCACAGAGCTGTGCTACCCCAGATGCTAAACCTTGTGAACCTGACTCACTTTTGAGGACTATCAATAAGttgcaatatttatataatttgagGAAAACTTCAACAGAAAGTTAA
- the LOC123692955 gene encoding uncharacterized protein LOC123692955 has translation MKQLLLLIGVICILSIEARNVHESETDATNDDSEENTLLKHIRDHANGQMRHKRRSRQSQYDYWNPYSFDVRRDYDRRQDDVLAQIFRQLEELSAYVKRPPPPPIYIPYPVIYSVPQYSPCNCKPSQPNITLPDRLPEMEDENQNWGPVLDETPEEGFDSDDDGTRPIVLKPIGSNRPSQSLPPLEHGSSQAGMETTTRASVKMPGMCQAAVLFCCKLEQQQKCFTKYGCQRTYRSGQACRPEVIKRVIAEFAEAYSPMN, from the exons aTGAAGCAGTTACTGTTACTTATTGGAGTAATTTGTATATTAAGTATCGAAGCTCGGAATGTTCATGAATCCGAAACCGATGCGACAAACGACGACTCTGAAGAAAACACACTTCTGAAACATATTAGAGATCATGCAAATGGTCAAATGCGACACAAACGACGTTCAAGACAATCGCAATATGATTATTGGAACCCTTATTCATTCGATGTTAGAAGAGATTACGACAGGCGCCAAGATGATGTGCTTGCCCAAATATTTAGACAATTAGAGGAACTGTCTGCTTATGTCAAACGCCCTCCACCTCCGCCTATCTACATACCGTACCCAGTCATATATTCAGTGCCACAGTACAGTCCTTGTAACTGCAAACCGAGCCAACCGAATATAACATTGCCGGATAGGCTTCCTGAAATGGAAGACGAAAATCAAAATTGGGGCCCCGTACTAGATGAGACACCGGAAGAGGGTTTCGATTCTGATGACGATGGCACTCGGCCAATTGTTTTAAAGCCTATTGGTTCGAATCGACCCTCACAAAGTCTACCGCCTTTGGAACATGGCAGCAGTCAAGCTGGG ATGGAAACCACAACTCGAGCATCAGTCAAGATGCCTGGAATGTGCCAAGCTGCTGTACTGTTTTGCTGCAAGTTAGAGCAACAGCAAAAGTGCTTTACTAAATATGGTTGTCAAAGGACATATCGATCCGGACAGGCTTGTAGGCCAGAGGTGATAAAACGCGTTATAGCAGAATTCGCTGAAGCATATTCTCCCATGAACTAG